The nucleotide sequence CGAGCCGCCGCCCCAGGAGTTGGACATGCTGGCGGTGTAGGCCGCGACCGGGTTGACGATCACCCGGGAGAAGGCGATGCCGCCGCTGTTCGGATCGAAGCGATCGAGCCGTTCCCACAGGTAGGCCGTGTCGGTTCCCAAATAGTGCAGCTGCTCACGCTGGCACATCGAGCTTCCCCGAACGCGTTCGCGCACCTCGGCGACGCGGGTGCCCGCGGCGTCGCTCTGCCGGGTGTAGCGCCGCGTCTCGGTATCGCCGCAGACGGCGGTGAAAGCGGGGTAGCTCGTGGTCGCGAAGGTCTTCGCCGCCACCGTGCTCGCCTCGATGTAGTTCCGGTAGTCGTACGCCGGCGCGCCGGTTTCGCCGCCGGCAGGCGGCTGGGACCCGTGAAACTTCTTGAAGACGGGATTCTTGTCCCAGGCCCGCGAGGGATGGTCGCGGTCGTGGTCGTGGCGTCCGGTCGCCCAGACGGCGCTGGACCCCAGCGCCACCGCAAGCAGCGTCAGACCGAAAATCTTGTGGCGGCTTTTCATCGTTGTGATCTCCTCTAATGGTGTTGCAGCTGACCCGACCCCGATCGCTTATCCCTAAGCGCCACCTGGTGCCCGGGCGCGTGCTCTCGCGCCACGAGGTGGCTCATCGAGTTAAGGCGTAGCAGGGAAATCCGGTATCAGGCGCGGAAGAGGTGCGGACCTGCGCGAATTCCGAGCGGCAAGTCCGCGCGGACACAGGCTTCTGCGAAAGTGCGTGAACCGATCAACGGTATTTTCCGGCCGGCGAACAGCGGACCTGCCCGGACGGGTGTCCGGGGCTGCCCGGCACTTATATATGGTGACGAACGAGCCCGGACCGCGTCTGTCGGCAAACGGAGACACAGAAACGCCAAACCACTCAAGGACACGCATCGAGCGGCCGGGTTGCTGTCGCACACAAGCGACGGCGCCCGCGTGGCGCGACTCGCACACCGGGCCGTTCTGCCCGCGTTTGCCGCGTTTTTCGGTTCTGGCACACGGGTTGCTCAGCCGCTTTGCGGCCCGCTCATCGCCGGTGACCGGGTGCAAACGACCAACCTCAAGGAGGCTTACATGCGAAAGGGAACATGGGCAGCGCTGGTAGCGGCGGCATCGCTGGCGGGCGGTCTGGCCGCTTGCGACCAGGCGGGTACGCCGGAGCAGCCGCGTACGACTCAGCCGCCGCGGCAGGAGCAGCCGTCCCAACCCGGCGGATCGAGCAGTCAGCCCGGACAGCCGGGTTCCCCGCCGTCGGGCGGCAGCACGCGCTAGCAGGCGGGCAATATCCGCCGGTCGGCGTTTGTCCGTCCGGCGGATCCGCCGCCGAAGCGCGCAGCAACACCGCAAGCAGCAGGGAGGCACGGTTTGACGTATCGGGATCTGGTGGCGGCGGCGAACAGCGGCGACACGAAAGCGAGGGCCGAGCTCGCGATCGTCGAAAGCCGCATGCTGAACGAGGGAGTCGCCCGGTACGCCGGCCTCGACGAGCCGATCCCCGCGGACGAACCGGACGACCTTTACCCGCGCGCGGCCGCTTGACGTGGATGCGGCCGCGCGCGCCTGCGGCGGTCAGTCGAATCGTGGCCGGCCTGTGCGCCGAGGTCGCCCCGGATTGCGCGGCTTGGCGCGCTGATGTGAAGTGACTCCTCGAGAAGTGGGGTACGGCGATCGCACGCCGGAATTCACGGAAAGAACCGCTTCACCCAAGGAGGAACGATGGGTCTCTTCGACAGCATCAGCGGCGGCCTTGCCGGTCAGCTCGGCGGCCAGGGACAGAACGGCAACCTGCTGGCGGCCGCGGCGAAGCTCATCAGCAGCCGCGACGTGGGCGGCCTGAGCGGGCTGCTCCAGCTCTTCAATCAGAAGGGGAAGGGCGACGCCGTCGCCTCGTGGGTATCGAGCGACGAGAACCGGCCGATATCGCCGGACGAGGTCGAAGGCGTGCTCGGGCACGATCGCGTGCAGCGCATCGCCGACGAGGCCGGCATGTCGGAACCGGAAGCGTCCCGCGGCCTCTCGCGCCTGCTGCCGCAGCTCGTCGACAAGCTCACGCCCGACGGCAAGGTGCCCGACAACGACTCCGCGGACAACACGCTGTCGCAGCTCGCGAGTCGCTTTCTCGGCAGCGGCAGGTAGCCGACTCTCCGTTATCGATTGCCCCCGTCGCCGCGCTGGCGGCGCACGGCGCGCGCGTGCAAGAATCGGCGGCATGCCGCGCCTCCCGGACGATCGCCCGCCGCACGCCACGCAGAGTGCGCGCGCCTTCGGTCTCGCCGTCTTCGCGTCGATGGTTTTCGCCGCCGGCTGTCAGTCGGTGTACTACGGCGCGATGGAGAAGCTCGGCTACGAGAAGCGCGACATTCTCGTTTCCCGGGTCGACGACGCGCGCGAAGCGCAGCAGGAGGCGAAGCGGCAGTTCGAGTCCGCGCTGAGCCGGTTCATTGCCGTGACCGATTTCTCGGGCGGAGAGCTCGAAGACCGGTACAACACGCTCAAGGGCGCCTACGAGGAGAGCGAGGAGCGGGCCAACGCCGTGCGCAAGCGGATCGACGACGTCGAGCGCGTCGCCGGCGATCTGTTCGCCGAGTGGACGCAGGAGCTCAAGCAGTACACGAACCCCGAGCTGCGCCGCGCGAGCCAGCGCCAGCTCGACACGACGCGCGGCCGCTACCAGAA is from Sulfurifustis variabilis and encodes:
- a CDS encoding YidB family protein, with product MGLFDSISGGLAGQLGGQGQNGNLLAAAAKLISSRDVGGLSGLLQLFNQKGKGDAVASWVSSDENRPISPDEVEGVLGHDRVQRIADEAGMSEPEASRGLSRLLPQLVDKLTPDGKVPDNDSADNTLSQLASRFLGSGR
- a CDS encoding DUF2959 domain-containing protein codes for the protein MPRLPDDRPPHATQSARAFGLAVFASMVFAAGCQSVYYGAMEKLGYEKRDILVSRVDDAREAQQEAKRQFESALSRFIAVTDFSGGELEDRYNTLKGAYEESEERANAVRKRIDDVERVAGDLFAEWTQELKQYTNPELRRASQRQLDTTRGRYQKLIAVMQRAEKKLDPVLAAYRDRVLFLKHNLNARAIASLRSERAKIEADIGALVADMNRSIAEADAFIKDMSPEPS